In Trichomycterus rosablanca isolate fTriRos1 chromosome 4, fTriRos1.hap1, whole genome shotgun sequence, one DNA window encodes the following:
- the LOC134311891 gene encoding immunoglobulin superfamily member 3-like, which translates to MRYYSIVLLSHTLFFFLGFVTSVSVIQSKKLQTFVPGQTVTLSCNISEFIGNHFYWFKQSLGEGPTCIVNHFAGSQSEFYGHFKIDKRFKTEKNGLFTLTIYNTMSNDTGMYYCANRDYDGIVFGNGVFLTYEDLKHQHYIKEVVSQDQTQNNLKWKELLHPGDNVTLQCTVVAESCAGQHSVFWIRQGSGESHPGIIYTDGDSSDQCKNRSNARSSTQSCIYSLPKRNLGTADAGTYYCAVATCGKILFGNGSTLEFTDKIPALLKHPKIITDPAPNFTVGARHSGL; encoded by the exons ATGCGATACTATTCCATTGT attactctcacatacattgtttttttttttaggttttgttACTAGTGTCTCTGTGATTCAATCTAAAAAGCTGCAGACGTTTGTACCAGGTCAGACAGTTACTTTATCTTGCAACATTTCTGAATTTATTGGAAATCACTTCTACTGGTTCAAACAGTCTCTTGGAGAAGGACCAACTTGCATTGTTAATCATTTTGCTGGCTCTCAGTCTGAATTTTATGGGCATTTTAAAATTGataaaagatttaaaactgAAAAGAATGGTCTATTTACTTTAACAATTTACAACACAATGTCAAATGACACTGGCATGTATTACTGTGCTAATCGAGATTATGATGgcattgtttttggaaatggagTATTTCTCACTTATGAAG ATTTAAAGCATCAGCATTACATTAAAGAAGTTGTATCTCAGGACCAGACACAGAACAATCTGAAATGGAAAGAGCTTCTTCATCCAGGAGACAATGTGACTCTGCAGTGTACAGTAGTTGCTGAGAGCTGTGCAGGACAACACAGTGTGTTCTGGATCAGACAGGGTTCAGGAGAATCTCATCCAGGAATCATTTACACTGATGGAGACAGCAGTGATCAGTGTAAGAACAGATCTAATGCTAGATCTTCTACACAGAGCTGTATCTACAGTCTCCCCAAGAGGAACCTCGGCACCGCTGATGCTGGAACTTACTACTGTGCTGTAGCTACTTGTGGAAAAATTCTGTTTGGTAACGGCAGTACACTTGAATTTACAG ATAAGATTCCTGCATTGCTGAAACATCCCAAGATCATCACCGACCCTGCACCAAATTTCACAGTGGGTGCGAGACACTCTGGCTTGTAG